From one Falco rusticolus isolate bFalRus1 chromosome 22, bFalRus1.pri, whole genome shotgun sequence genomic stretch:
- the LOC119140578 gene encoding uncharacterized protein LOC119140578 isoform X8 encodes MGSHWGVLGVTGSHWECVCGNWESLGTRGSSYWELLGYWELLGPRWGKWGPTGRYWEPLGVCVWELGVTGNMREQLLGVTGLLGAPGTMLGEMGTHWGILGVTGNMREQLLGVAGLLGAPGTTMGKMGTQWGILGGTGSVSGGTGSHWEYEGKVPPMAESHREPPGTGLRGLVPPSHFVLRPPGPSIRSLEVELAAERGRGQALEAELDAERRRSQTLEAELEGERRRSQTLEAELEAERRRSQTLEAELEADRGRGQTLEAELEVERGRGQALEAELEVERRHGHDLEAELDAERGHGQTLEVELEAERRRVQALEAELAAERGRGQPRGAEPDGQSLEEAQVLLQARLSALGHILTLQEHELGRELPPAGVPLAVAPSRLQGLLGRWREKVFSLLVQLRVQEEVQRVLRAQVGTLGTAVAAGTRRVTRLELSLRERAATAELQRRDVERLAQEVVQQRGRAEAAEEALRGLAQAAARLARVVTAREAEVTAATGTMVTLSARLRRVGQRLHVLQGLMSPAVALDQARWRQDPAGDCLVAKVTGSTHLLAGTVAKVRRSGERGHAGDTLGTPLVGRASLVGHKGTPGHPLQGQDGAPPWQSGTGLPGDAAAGPGRRHPRGRWGQR; translated from the exons ATGGGGAGCCACTGGGGGGTACTGGGAGTTACTGGGAGCCACTGGGAATGTGTGTGTGGGAACTGGGAGTCACTGGGAACACGAGGGAGCAGTTACTGGGAGTTGCTGGGCTACTGGGAGCTCCTGGGACCACGGTGGGGGAAATGGGGACCCACTGGGAGATACTGGGAACCActgggagtgtgtgtgtgggaactGGGAGTCACTGGGAATATGAGGGAGCAGTTACTGGGGGTCACTGGGCTACTGGGAGCTCCTGGGACCATGTTGGGGGAAATGGGGACCCACTGGGGGATACTGGGAGTCACTGGGAATATGAGGGAGCAGTTACTGGGAGTCGCTGGGCTACTGGGAGCTCCTGGGACCACGATGGGGAAAATGGGGACCCAGTGGGGGatactgggaggcactgggagtGTGTCTGGCGGTACTGGGAGTCACTGGGAATATGAGGGA AAGGTGCCACCAATGGCCGAGAGTCACCGGGAGCCGCCGGGCACTG gTCTGCGGGGCCTCGTCCCCCCGTCGCACTTCGTGCTTCGTCCCCCCGGCCCCAGCATCAG GTCCCTGGAGGTGGAGCTTGCGGCCGAGAGGGGGCGTGGCCAAGCCCTGGAGGCAGAGCTTGATGCTGAAAGGAGGCGGAGCCAAACCCTGGAGGCGGAGCTTGAGGGTGAAAGGAGGCGGAGCCAAACCCTGGAGGCGGAGCTTGAGGCTGAAAGGAGGCGGAGCCAAACCCTGGAGGCGGAGCTTGAGGCTGATAGAGGGCGTGGCCAAACCCTGGAGGCAGAGCTTGAGGTTGAGCGGGGGCGTGGCCAAGCCCTAGAGGCGGAGCTTGAGGTTGAGAGGAGGCATGGTCATGACCTGGAGGCGGAGCTTGATGCTGAAAGAGGGCATGGCCAAACCCTGGAGGTGGAGCTTGAGGCTGAAAGGAGGCGTGTCCAGGCTCTGGAGGCAGAGCTTGCTGCTGAGAGGGGGCGTGGCCAGCCCCGGGGGGCGGAGCCTGATGGGCAGTCCCTGGAGGAG GCCCAGGTGCTGCTCCAGGCCCGGCTCAGCGCCCTTGGCCACATCCTGACCCTGCAGGAGCATGAGCTGGGCCGCGAG ctgccccccGCCGGGGTGCCCCTGGCAGTGGCCCCCTCTCGGCTGCAGGGACTTCTGGGGCGCTGGCGGGAGAAAGTCTTCAGCCTCCTGGTGCAGCTGCGGGTGCAGGAAGAGGTGCAGAGGGTGCTGAGGGCGCAG gtggggacactggggacgGCGGTGGCAGCGGGGACGCGGCGGGTGACACGGCTGGAGCTGAGCTTACGTGAGAGGGCGGCCACCGCCGAGCTGCAGCGTCGGGACGTCGAG CGCCTGGCACAGGAGGTGGTGCAACAGCGGGGACGGGCAGAGGCGGCTGAGGAGGCACTGAGGGGACtggcccaggcagctgccag GCTGGCCAGAGTGGTGACAGCACGTGAGGCTGAGGTGACAGCTGCCACCGGGACCATGGTCACCCTCAGCGCCCGCCTGCGCCGGGTGGGACAGCGGCTCCACGTCCTCCAGG gacTGATGTCCCCAGCGGTGGCCTTGGACCAGGCACGGTGGCGGCAGGACCCAGCTGGGGACTG cctggtggCCAAGGTGACAGGCAGCACCCATCTTCTTGCGGGGACGGTGGCCAAGGTCCGGCGCAGTGGCGAGCGGGGACACGCTGGGGACACGCTGGGGACACCTTTGGTAGGGAGGGCGTCGCTGGTGGGACACAAGGGGACACCAG GCCACCCCCTGCAAGGACAGGATGGGGCACCCCCCTGGCAGAG CGGCACTGGGCTCCCTGGTGATGCAGCTGCAGGCCCTGGGCGCCGCCATCCTCGGGGACGATGGGGACAACGATGA
- the LOC119140578 gene encoding coiled-coil alpha-helical rod protein 1-like isoform X11, translating into MAESHREPPGTGLRGLVPPSHFVLRPPGPSIRSLEVELAAERGRGQALEAELDAERRRSQTLEAELEGERRRSQTLEAELEAERRRSQTLEAELEADRGRGQTLEAELEVERGRGQALEAELEVERRHGHDLEAELDAERGHGQTLEVELEAERRRVQALEAELAAERGRGQPRGAEPDGQSLEEAQVLLQARLSALGHILTLQEHELGRELPPAGVPLAVAPSRLQGLLGRWREKVFSLLVQLRVQEEVQRVLRAQVGTLGTAVAAGTRRVTRLELSLRERAATAELQRRDVERLAQEVVQQRGRAEAAEEALRGLAQAAARLARVVTAREAEVTAATGTMVTLSARLRRVGQRLHVLQGLMSPAVALDQARWRQDPAGDCLVAKVTGSTHLLAGTVAKVRRSGERGHAGDTLGTPLVGRASLVGHKGTPAVALGVAEKVTHSGVTKDKATPCKDRMGHPPGRVSPHVSPAALGSLVMQLQALGAAILGDDGDNDDIADPPPNPGTPEPLSTGMSGWKAVVEPSSNGEDPPGKRGQHSPELCWQPVSCHHRRSCGEHLQMFRNIPVMDNPGLSVGKSGISSPRS; encoded by the exons ATGGCCGAGAGTCACCGGGAGCCGCCGGGCACTG gTCTGCGGGGCCTCGTCCCCCCGTCGCACTTCGTGCTTCGTCCCCCCGGCCCCAGCATCAG GTCCCTGGAGGTGGAGCTTGCGGCCGAGAGGGGGCGTGGCCAAGCCCTGGAGGCAGAGCTTGATGCTGAAAGGAGGCGGAGCCAAACCCTGGAGGCGGAGCTTGAGGGTGAAAGGAGGCGGAGCCAAACCCTGGAGGCGGAGCTTGAGGCTGAAAGGAGGCGGAGCCAAACCCTGGAGGCGGAGCTTGAGGCTGATAGAGGGCGTGGCCAAACCCTGGAGGCAGAGCTTGAGGTTGAGCGGGGGCGTGGCCAAGCCCTAGAGGCGGAGCTTGAGGTTGAGAGGAGGCATGGTCATGACCTGGAGGCGGAGCTTGATGCTGAAAGAGGGCATGGCCAAACCCTGGAGGTGGAGCTTGAGGCTGAAAGGAGGCGTGTCCAGGCTCTGGAGGCAGAGCTTGCTGCTGAGAGGGGGCGTGGCCAGCCCCGGGGGGCGGAGCCTGATGGGCAGTCCCTGGAGGAG GCCCAGGTGCTGCTCCAGGCCCGGCTCAGCGCCCTTGGCCACATCCTGACCCTGCAGGAGCATGAGCTGGGCCGCGAG ctgccccccGCCGGGGTGCCCCTGGCAGTGGCCCCCTCTCGGCTGCAGGGACTTCTGGGGCGCTGGCGGGAGAAAGTCTTCAGCCTCCTGGTGCAGCTGCGGGTGCAGGAAGAGGTGCAGAGGGTGCTGAGGGCGCAG gtggggacactggggacgGCGGTGGCAGCGGGGACGCGGCGGGTGACACGGCTGGAGCTGAGCTTACGTGAGAGGGCGGCCACCGCCGAGCTGCAGCGTCGGGACGTCGAG CGCCTGGCACAGGAGGTGGTGCAACAGCGGGGACGGGCAGAGGCGGCTGAGGAGGCACTGAGGGGACtggcccaggcagctgccag GCTGGCCAGAGTGGTGACAGCACGTGAGGCTGAGGTGACAGCTGCCACCGGGACCATGGTCACCCTCAGCGCCCGCCTGCGCCGGGTGGGACAGCGGCTCCACGTCCTCCAGG gacTGATGTCCCCAGCGGTGGCCTTGGACCAGGCACGGTGGCGGCAGGACCCAGCTGGGGACTG cctggtggCCAAGGTGACAGGCAGCACCCATCTTCTTGCGGGGACGGTGGCCAAGGTCCGGCGCAGTGGCGAGCGGGGACACGCTGGGGACACGCTGGGGACACCTTTGGTAGGGAGGGCGTCGCTGGTGGGACACAAGGGGACACCAG cgGTGGCCTTGGGGGTGGCTGAGAAGGTGACACACAGCGGGGTGACAAAGGACAAG GCCACCCCCTGCAAGGACAGGATGGGGCACCCCCCTGGCAGAG tgtccccccatGTCTCCCCAGCGGCACTGGGCTCCCTGGTGATGCAGCTGCAGGCCCTGGGCGCCGCCATCCTCGGGGACGATGGGGACAACGATGACATCGCCGACCCCCCTCCAAACCCGGGCACGCCG GAACCGCTGAGCACCGGGAtgagcggctggaaagctgtcGTTGAACCTTCATCCAACGGAGAAGACCCACCTGGAAAGCGCGGCCAGCATTCCCCGGAGCTTTGTTGGCAGCCTGTGAGTTGTCACCACCGGAGAAGCTGTGGAGAACATCTCCAGATGTTCAGGAACATCCCCGTGATGGACAATCCAGGCCTTTCCGTGGGGAAATCTGGCATTTCCTCCCCCAGATCTTGA
- the LOC119140578 gene encoding adventurous-gliding motility protein Z-like isoform X6: MGSHWGVLGVTGSHWECVCGNWESLGTRGSSYWELLGYWELLGPRWGKWGPTGRYWEPLGVCVWELGVTGNMREQLLGVTGLLGAPGTMLGEMGTHWGILGVTGNMREQLLGVAGLLGAPGTTMGKMGTQWGILGGTGSVSGGTGSHWEYEGKVPPMAESHREPPGTGLRGLVPPSHFVLRPPGPSIRSLEVELAAERGRGQALEAELDAERRRSQTLEAELEGERRRSQTLEAELEAERRRSQTLEAELEADRGRGQTLEAELEVERGRGQALEAELEVERRHGHDLEAELDAERGHGQTLEVELEAERRRVQALEAELAAERGRGQPRGAEPDGQSLEEAQVLLQARLSALGHILTLQEHELGRELPPAGVPLAVAPSRLQGLLGRWREKVFSLLVQLRVQEEVQRVLRAQVGTLGTAVAAGTRRVTRLELSLRERAATAELQRRDVERLAQEVVQQRGRAEAAEEALRGLAQAAARLARVVTAREAEVTAATGTMVTLSARLRRVGQRLHVLQGLMSPAVALDQARWRQDPAGDCLVAKVTGSTHLLAGTVAKVRRSGERGHAGDTLGTPLVGRASLVGHKGTPAVALGVAEKVTHSGVTKDKATPCKDRMGHPPGRGTAEHRDERLESCR, encoded by the exons ATGGGGAGCCACTGGGGGGTACTGGGAGTTACTGGGAGCCACTGGGAATGTGTGTGTGGGAACTGGGAGTCACTGGGAACACGAGGGAGCAGTTACTGGGAGTTGCTGGGCTACTGGGAGCTCCTGGGACCACGGTGGGGGAAATGGGGACCCACTGGGAGATACTGGGAACCActgggagtgtgtgtgtgggaactGGGAGTCACTGGGAATATGAGGGAGCAGTTACTGGGGGTCACTGGGCTACTGGGAGCTCCTGGGACCATGTTGGGGGAAATGGGGACCCACTGGGGGATACTGGGAGTCACTGGGAATATGAGGGAGCAGTTACTGGGAGTCGCTGGGCTACTGGGAGCTCCTGGGACCACGATGGGGAAAATGGGGACCCAGTGGGGGatactgggaggcactgggagtGTGTCTGGCGGTACTGGGAGTCACTGGGAATATGAGGGA AAGGTGCCACCAATGGCCGAGAGTCACCGGGAGCCGCCGGGCACTG gTCTGCGGGGCCTCGTCCCCCCGTCGCACTTCGTGCTTCGTCCCCCCGGCCCCAGCATCAG GTCCCTGGAGGTGGAGCTTGCGGCCGAGAGGGGGCGTGGCCAAGCCCTGGAGGCAGAGCTTGATGCTGAAAGGAGGCGGAGCCAAACCCTGGAGGCGGAGCTTGAGGGTGAAAGGAGGCGGAGCCAAACCCTGGAGGCGGAGCTTGAGGCTGAAAGGAGGCGGAGCCAAACCCTGGAGGCGGAGCTTGAGGCTGATAGAGGGCGTGGCCAAACCCTGGAGGCAGAGCTTGAGGTTGAGCGGGGGCGTGGCCAAGCCCTAGAGGCGGAGCTTGAGGTTGAGAGGAGGCATGGTCATGACCTGGAGGCGGAGCTTGATGCTGAAAGAGGGCATGGCCAAACCCTGGAGGTGGAGCTTGAGGCTGAAAGGAGGCGTGTCCAGGCTCTGGAGGCAGAGCTTGCTGCTGAGAGGGGGCGTGGCCAGCCCCGGGGGGCGGAGCCTGATGGGCAGTCCCTGGAGGAG GCCCAGGTGCTGCTCCAGGCCCGGCTCAGCGCCCTTGGCCACATCCTGACCCTGCAGGAGCATGAGCTGGGCCGCGAG ctgccccccGCCGGGGTGCCCCTGGCAGTGGCCCCCTCTCGGCTGCAGGGACTTCTGGGGCGCTGGCGGGAGAAAGTCTTCAGCCTCCTGGTGCAGCTGCGGGTGCAGGAAGAGGTGCAGAGGGTGCTGAGGGCGCAG gtggggacactggggacgGCGGTGGCAGCGGGGACGCGGCGGGTGACACGGCTGGAGCTGAGCTTACGTGAGAGGGCGGCCACCGCCGAGCTGCAGCGTCGGGACGTCGAG CGCCTGGCACAGGAGGTGGTGCAACAGCGGGGACGGGCAGAGGCGGCTGAGGAGGCACTGAGGGGACtggcccaggcagctgccag GCTGGCCAGAGTGGTGACAGCACGTGAGGCTGAGGTGACAGCTGCCACCGGGACCATGGTCACCCTCAGCGCCCGCCTGCGCCGGGTGGGACAGCGGCTCCACGTCCTCCAGG gacTGATGTCCCCAGCGGTGGCCTTGGACCAGGCACGGTGGCGGCAGGACCCAGCTGGGGACTG cctggtggCCAAGGTGACAGGCAGCACCCATCTTCTTGCGGGGACGGTGGCCAAGGTCCGGCGCAGTGGCGAGCGGGGACACGCTGGGGACACGCTGGGGACACCTTTGGTAGGGAGGGCGTCGCTGGTGGGACACAAGGGGACACCAG cgGTGGCCTTGGGGGTGGCTGAGAAGGTGACACACAGCGGGGTGACAAAGGACAAG GCCACCCCCTGCAAGGACAGGATGGGGCACCCCCCTGGCAGAG GAACCGCTGAGCACCGGGAtgagcggctggaaagctgtcGTTGA
- the LOC119140578 gene encoding uncharacterized protein LOC119140578 isoform X5 — protein sequence MGSHWGVLGVTGSHWECVCGNWESLGTRGSSYWELLGYWELLGPRWGKWGPTGRYWEPLGVCVWELGVTGNMREQLLGVTGLLGAPGTMLGEMGTHWGILGVTGNMREQLLGVAGLLGAPGTTMGKMGTQWGILGGTGSVSGGTGSHWEYEGKVPPMAESHREPPGTGLRGLVPPSHFVLRPPGPSIRSLEVELAAERGRGQALEAELDAERRRSQTLEAELEGERRRSQTLEAELEAERRRSQTLEAELEADRGRGQTLEAELEVERGRGQALEAELEVERRHGHDLEAELDAERGHGQTLEVELEAERRRVQALEAELAAERGRGQPRGAEPDGQSLEEAQVLLQARLSALGHILTLQEHELGRELPPAGVPLAVAPSRLQGLLGRWREKVFSLLVQLRVQEEVQRVLRAQVGTLGTAVAAGTRRVTRLELSLRERAATAELQRRDVERLAQEVVQQRGRAEAAEEALRGLAQAAARLARVVTAREAEVTAATGTMVTLSARLRRVGQRLHVLQGLMSPAVALDQARWRQDPAGDCLVAKVTGSTHLLAGTVAKVRRSGERGHAGDTLGTPLVGRASLVGHKGTPAVALGVAEKVTHSGVTKDKATPCKDRMGHPPGRVSPHVSPAALGSLVMQLQALGAAILGDDGDNDDIADPPPNPGTPDIDVF from the exons ATGGGGAGCCACTGGGGGGTACTGGGAGTTACTGGGAGCCACTGGGAATGTGTGTGTGGGAACTGGGAGTCACTGGGAACACGAGGGAGCAGTTACTGGGAGTTGCTGGGCTACTGGGAGCTCCTGGGACCACGGTGGGGGAAATGGGGACCCACTGGGAGATACTGGGAACCActgggagtgtgtgtgtgggaactGGGAGTCACTGGGAATATGAGGGAGCAGTTACTGGGGGTCACTGGGCTACTGGGAGCTCCTGGGACCATGTTGGGGGAAATGGGGACCCACTGGGGGATACTGGGAGTCACTGGGAATATGAGGGAGCAGTTACTGGGAGTCGCTGGGCTACTGGGAGCTCCTGGGACCACGATGGGGAAAATGGGGACCCAGTGGGGGatactgggaggcactgggagtGTGTCTGGCGGTACTGGGAGTCACTGGGAATATGAGGGA AAGGTGCCACCAATGGCCGAGAGTCACCGGGAGCCGCCGGGCACTG gTCTGCGGGGCCTCGTCCCCCCGTCGCACTTCGTGCTTCGTCCCCCCGGCCCCAGCATCAG GTCCCTGGAGGTGGAGCTTGCGGCCGAGAGGGGGCGTGGCCAAGCCCTGGAGGCAGAGCTTGATGCTGAAAGGAGGCGGAGCCAAACCCTGGAGGCGGAGCTTGAGGGTGAAAGGAGGCGGAGCCAAACCCTGGAGGCGGAGCTTGAGGCTGAAAGGAGGCGGAGCCAAACCCTGGAGGCGGAGCTTGAGGCTGATAGAGGGCGTGGCCAAACCCTGGAGGCAGAGCTTGAGGTTGAGCGGGGGCGTGGCCAAGCCCTAGAGGCGGAGCTTGAGGTTGAGAGGAGGCATGGTCATGACCTGGAGGCGGAGCTTGATGCTGAAAGAGGGCATGGCCAAACCCTGGAGGTGGAGCTTGAGGCTGAAAGGAGGCGTGTCCAGGCTCTGGAGGCAGAGCTTGCTGCTGAGAGGGGGCGTGGCCAGCCCCGGGGGGCGGAGCCTGATGGGCAGTCCCTGGAGGAG GCCCAGGTGCTGCTCCAGGCCCGGCTCAGCGCCCTTGGCCACATCCTGACCCTGCAGGAGCATGAGCTGGGCCGCGAG ctgccccccGCCGGGGTGCCCCTGGCAGTGGCCCCCTCTCGGCTGCAGGGACTTCTGGGGCGCTGGCGGGAGAAAGTCTTCAGCCTCCTGGTGCAGCTGCGGGTGCAGGAAGAGGTGCAGAGGGTGCTGAGGGCGCAG gtggggacactggggacgGCGGTGGCAGCGGGGACGCGGCGGGTGACACGGCTGGAGCTGAGCTTACGTGAGAGGGCGGCCACCGCCGAGCTGCAGCGTCGGGACGTCGAG CGCCTGGCACAGGAGGTGGTGCAACAGCGGGGACGGGCAGAGGCGGCTGAGGAGGCACTGAGGGGACtggcccaggcagctgccag GCTGGCCAGAGTGGTGACAGCACGTGAGGCTGAGGTGACAGCTGCCACCGGGACCATGGTCACCCTCAGCGCCCGCCTGCGCCGGGTGGGACAGCGGCTCCACGTCCTCCAGG gacTGATGTCCCCAGCGGTGGCCTTGGACCAGGCACGGTGGCGGCAGGACCCAGCTGGGGACTG cctggtggCCAAGGTGACAGGCAGCACCCATCTTCTTGCGGGGACGGTGGCCAAGGTCCGGCGCAGTGGCGAGCGGGGACACGCTGGGGACACGCTGGGGACACCTTTGGTAGGGAGGGCGTCGCTGGTGGGACACAAGGGGACACCAG cgGTGGCCTTGGGGGTGGCTGAGAAGGTGACACACAGCGGGGTGACAAAGGACAAG GCCACCCCCTGCAAGGACAGGATGGGGCACCCCCCTGGCAGAG tgtccccccatGTCTCCCCAGCGGCACTGGGCTCCCTGGTGATGCAGCTGCAGGCCCTGGGCGCCGCCATCCTCGGGGACGATGGGGACAACGATGACATCGCCGACCCCCCTCCAAACCCGGGCACGCCG GATATCGATGTTTTCTGA
- the LOC119140578 gene encoding coiled-coil alpha-helical rod protein 1-like isoform X10 yields MGSHWGVLGVTGSHWECVCGNWESLGTRGSSYWELLGYWELLGPRWGKWGPTGRYWEPLGVCVWELGVTGNMREQLLGVTGLLGAPGTMLGEMGTHWGILGVTGNMREQLLGVAGLLGAPGTTMGKMGTQWGILGGTGSVSGGTGSHWEYEGKVPPMAESHREPPGTGLRGLVPPSHFVLRPPGPSIRSLEVELAAERGRGQALEAELDAERRRSQTLEAELEGERRRSQTLEAELEAERRRSQTLEAELEADRGRGQTLEAELEVERGRGQALEAELEVERRHGHDLEAELDAERGHGQTLEVELEAERRRVQALEAELAAERGRGQPRGAEPDGQSLEEAQVLLQARLSALGHILTLQEHELGRELPPAGVPLAVAPSRLQGLLGRWREKVFSLLVQLRVQEEVQRVLRAQVGTLGTAVAAGTRRVTRLELSLRERAATAELQRRDVERLAQEVVQQRGRAEAAEEALRGLAQAAARLARVVTAREAEVTAATGTMVTLSARLRRVGQRLHVLQGLMSPAVALDQARWRQDPAGDCLVAKVTGSTHLLAGTVAKVRRSGERGHAGDTLGTPLVGRASLVGHKGTPGHPLQGQDGAPPWQRNR; encoded by the exons ATGGGGAGCCACTGGGGGGTACTGGGAGTTACTGGGAGCCACTGGGAATGTGTGTGTGGGAACTGGGAGTCACTGGGAACACGAGGGAGCAGTTACTGGGAGTTGCTGGGCTACTGGGAGCTCCTGGGACCACGGTGGGGGAAATGGGGACCCACTGGGAGATACTGGGAACCActgggagtgtgtgtgtgggaactGGGAGTCACTGGGAATATGAGGGAGCAGTTACTGGGGGTCACTGGGCTACTGGGAGCTCCTGGGACCATGTTGGGGGAAATGGGGACCCACTGGGGGATACTGGGAGTCACTGGGAATATGAGGGAGCAGTTACTGGGAGTCGCTGGGCTACTGGGAGCTCCTGGGACCACGATGGGGAAAATGGGGACCCAGTGGGGGatactgggaggcactgggagtGTGTCTGGCGGTACTGGGAGTCACTGGGAATATGAGGGA AAGGTGCCACCAATGGCCGAGAGTCACCGGGAGCCGCCGGGCACTG gTCTGCGGGGCCTCGTCCCCCCGTCGCACTTCGTGCTTCGTCCCCCCGGCCCCAGCATCAG GTCCCTGGAGGTGGAGCTTGCGGCCGAGAGGGGGCGTGGCCAAGCCCTGGAGGCAGAGCTTGATGCTGAAAGGAGGCGGAGCCAAACCCTGGAGGCGGAGCTTGAGGGTGAAAGGAGGCGGAGCCAAACCCTGGAGGCGGAGCTTGAGGCTGAAAGGAGGCGGAGCCAAACCCTGGAGGCGGAGCTTGAGGCTGATAGAGGGCGTGGCCAAACCCTGGAGGCAGAGCTTGAGGTTGAGCGGGGGCGTGGCCAAGCCCTAGAGGCGGAGCTTGAGGTTGAGAGGAGGCATGGTCATGACCTGGAGGCGGAGCTTGATGCTGAAAGAGGGCATGGCCAAACCCTGGAGGTGGAGCTTGAGGCTGAAAGGAGGCGTGTCCAGGCTCTGGAGGCAGAGCTTGCTGCTGAGAGGGGGCGTGGCCAGCCCCGGGGGGCGGAGCCTGATGGGCAGTCCCTGGAGGAG GCCCAGGTGCTGCTCCAGGCCCGGCTCAGCGCCCTTGGCCACATCCTGACCCTGCAGGAGCATGAGCTGGGCCGCGAG ctgccccccGCCGGGGTGCCCCTGGCAGTGGCCCCCTCTCGGCTGCAGGGACTTCTGGGGCGCTGGCGGGAGAAAGTCTTCAGCCTCCTGGTGCAGCTGCGGGTGCAGGAAGAGGTGCAGAGGGTGCTGAGGGCGCAG gtggggacactggggacgGCGGTGGCAGCGGGGACGCGGCGGGTGACACGGCTGGAGCTGAGCTTACGTGAGAGGGCGGCCACCGCCGAGCTGCAGCGTCGGGACGTCGAG CGCCTGGCACAGGAGGTGGTGCAACAGCGGGGACGGGCAGAGGCGGCTGAGGAGGCACTGAGGGGACtggcccaggcagctgccag GCTGGCCAGAGTGGTGACAGCACGTGAGGCTGAGGTGACAGCTGCCACCGGGACCATGGTCACCCTCAGCGCCCGCCTGCGCCGGGTGGGACAGCGGCTCCACGTCCTCCAGG gacTGATGTCCCCAGCGGTGGCCTTGGACCAGGCACGGTGGCGGCAGGACCCAGCTGGGGACTG cctggtggCCAAGGTGACAGGCAGCACCCATCTTCTTGCGGGGACGGTGGCCAAGGTCCGGCGCAGTGGCGAGCGGGGACACGCTGGGGACACGCTGGGGACACCTTTGGTAGGGAGGGCGTCGCTGGTGGGACACAAGGGGACACCAG GCCACCCCCTGCAAGGACAGGATGGGGCACCCCCCTGGCAGAG GAACCGCTGA